From the Asterias amurensis chromosome 1, ASM3211899v1 genome, the window gagaaaagagtcattttccacgaatttgatttcgaggccttacatttagaacttgaggtctcgaaatcaaccatctaaacgcacacaactttgtgtgacaagggtgtttttttctttcattattatctcgcaagttcgatggcaaattttcacaggtttgttattttatgcatatgttgagatacatcaactgtgaaggctagtctttgacaattaccaatagtgtccactgcctttaaccgcccggccacgacacttccacctATGTAGTTTGAGAGATCAAATCCTGCTGCTTAGAAATACATCAATGTGTACAACTGTACAAATGTATGTTTACTATGtcggatttgaggcattgcatggtgaggtatcaatatatacttggtttgcggtaacactatgtgtatATATACTCGCTGgttagattatgttcttttgagaacttgtcttgctttaaattctactaccgcagagaagatttttcagaattcgggagactttcCAGTTCTGAAAAGATTTGTTCTGCTTTTTActtactacctgggcggaagatATGAAAATAGGGCGGGACTACTACTGTACGTTATTAACTACACTACCACAGAGTGAATTTTTAGTTGGTCTTAATTGTATGTTTTCTCTTCCACAGATGAAAACCAAGGAGATTATTGGTCAGGCTCACACCTTAGTGAAGGAGCTATGCTCTGGTTTGTCTAATCTACACACCTACACAGAGCAGCGATCCAAAATCTTCCCCATTGATTCTGCTACAGGTCCCGTCAGCATGGTCAATCAGAAGGTGAgtcttatagacgatgtgacctatgtttatattcaaaccgccctctgttgaaaaaacactgtatacgtcatgtttcgccgggcaaaaagacacgtagtcatggtaagattgcatacactttctagctggctgccaaaacacaaaggttttgcctggcgATATgcacgcgaatcatgttatggttttcgtgtgacgtcagaggtcacatcgtctatagctgAGTGGTTAAAGCATTTaataagagcatcaaattcaagtcatCATAGTGTGGTTTTGAATCCAAGTCACGTATTTTGTCAGCTACACGAGAAGCACTTAGCTGTAATTTTGATTGTCTGCTGTTTCTGAGGGTGTATAATGGTGGtatgtaatatttttttattcacaatGTATTCGTGTATATACGTGTGTGTTTATACTGCAAATCTCCACCTGTGTGAGTAAGGAAGTGGGGTCAAAGGTACATCTGACAGGTGGTCAAGGCcgatatctgggcccaattttatagagctgcttcacggtaagcaaatttgtgtgcttactgtagcagaaaaatttgcttaagccttagcgtatttcacaggttagcagaaaaattgggcggccatattccgtgtttaccgtggatttgcattgtgacgtcatttattttcgtgcggtaagcaccggaaggttagcatgccttttcgtgtgcttacggtcagcagcactatgaaatagaaattgcacagtaagcacaaaatcggccgctaagcagcgctatgaaattaggccctggtgtTGTTCACAAGCCTTAAAGTGTGACTTCAGATATTTGTGCTAGAAGTGTTCATCATTGTCATTGCTATTTAAAAAACACTGCACTGTTTCAGTACTAGACAGTTTACTATATCAGTTTTCTATCACATCAAATGTGAAACATTtggatttcttttattttgcaGTTTTGTAGCTATCTCCATGAGAATGCATCCTACCTTCGTCCTCTTGAGCAGGCTTTTAAGAACTTCCAAGACAGCATCAAAGAGGAATCTCTCACAACTCTAGTAAGATATTATTCAATTCAGTGTCTGTGATTGGAATTAGAggatggtccagtggttagaatGCAGGACttcaatcacaaggttgtgggttcgaatcctaccaagctaactgttaTTTCCCAATGACTGGAATAAGTATTTTTGGCACGGTGTAATTAATTGAGCCttaataaatgtagatgtatacaataaaactaacttgtgaaaatttcacaatggtcatatttttttaaagatattgctGGAAATCTGGAGTGAATGTCCAAAGCCtaaaaggaatacacaatctgagaaatgttactgacagtaacacttttcagattcaaattttgtgacataaaaactgataccttgaaatgtttctcaaatcgAAAGATGCTTTAGGCTTCTACAGTTTGTATTGActataattttaagagtgattaccaaacatataccttttctTTGAGTAAATAAATGCCTTCATTCAGCCTGTTAGAGTTCATCTAAAATCAAAGACATTCTCACTAAGTTGTTACAATCTTATCCCTGGGAGCCTCACCCATAGTATGCATCATCTAGTCATTGAAAGAGGTGGAGCAAACTTTCAAAGTgcattttcaaagcattttcaGTCTTCATTgagttttgtttacttgcaggAAACAGCAACAGAACTCCAAGATTTTTCAGCTAAATTCAGCCTGTATGTTGCCTACCTTCAAAAACTCCTGCCATACCAACTACTAAGGTGAGTTTAGGATTAAACACAAGTGAAAGACTCATAATCAGGCCCTCTTGCTTCTGTATCTCTCCTGTGTCAAGAGAGTCTGTTTTTTAGacatttttaggcatctgaaagcaaacaaatttgtgcaacaagagtgttttttcttttgcaactgCAATGACCCGatgcccaaatgttcacagatttgttattttatgcatatgttgggatacaccaagtgagagtactggtcactaacaattaccaaaggtgtccagtgcctttaatgttgtttttatgcTAGAAACTTGAAACAACAAGTCTAGTCTTTGTCCTCTTTAACCCAGCCTTGAAGAAGAGTGCGCCATGTCCACTTGCCCCCAGACTCTCGAGTCGCGCAACATGGAACTCCACGAGTCATTCAGGAAATTCACAGCTGCCTTCGTCAAGCTTGAAACCTACCTCACCGCGCTGGCTGCCGTCAGTACCCAGTCATGTGATCACCCACAGGCCAATCACAGGACTTTCTTTGAGAAGTTGTGCGAGTGCTGTCAGAGTATATCTGACGTGATAAAAGGTGAGATTAGTGGAAAATGTCCGTCTGAAAATCCTTTAAACTCTTCCTTGCCCTTAAAAAGCAGACTCGCTACcattagcctgaacatctgacgtcacacttcgaggctcttGAAACAACACCAGAGACCTGCCTCTAGACCGGCGGgtatattcacctttgacctcacccTCATGTCatatagagatacgcagtcaaattctattgcggacgtgacagcagtgactgtttgggcatctatatgtcactgcacgtttatcaaatgatatcattgtgtccaatggaatcactggatctagcggcagggacctgtctttatccttgtggataaagacaggggcccagtctacgcCACATGAGCTGGGCGTCGTATCAATACCTCTCATTACTATCCCCTGTACTGAAAATCAATGCTGATTGCCTTATCAAAAGTTACTGCTTCGCGCACATGGATGTGAAAATCATGCAAACGCATGTAAAACATTCAAGTGCTTGTAGAGCACAGGTATCagccactaggagcctggctggtagaacaAAATGCAATATCATTCCAAATTTTcacgaagcaataatggttaagtgccttgcttatgccgtgaccgggattcaaatccacactctgctgctgacaacaccaccagtttgggtccagtgaactagaccgctcggccacaccAGATATATATAggattttaggcattgcatggtgaggtatcaaggtatatttggtttgcggtaacaccatgtgtcatcagtctcctgacgatgactagagcaagctagtcgaaacagtgagaccaattcagaactgactccgcagcagtacagttaattacgatcctataagctaaagtagtagtcccagtctattttctatatcATTCGCCCTGGtattagttaaaaagcaggacagttcttttcagaactgagtagtctcccgaacctccgattatctactccgcggcagtagaataaagcaagacagttctcttagaataaaactctacctggcaagtagatacacatggtgttaccgcaaaaataTACACCAGATATATTCCTACAGAATACAGTTGGGTGGTAAGGGATTGGTACTAAGTAGTACTTAGTGGTAAGACCATGAAATTATTCAAAGTTTTATTGCCCTTTCTTTGTAACTTATTTGTATTTTCTTGTGGCCTGCAGATGTTTCTAAGAATTACAACTTCAAAGTGTCACTTGAACACCAACTGCCGACTGCTTCCCAGAAGTTGCGAACAACAGACGAGTGTGTGGTGTCGTCTCTTATATCTCTAGTTACATGTACAGGCAAAGTAAGTATGTTCCCTGaactttctttcttttaaaaaatttttttgagcaatgttttgttttcagtatGTCTTTCTTAAGActaatcaccaagagaggggctcttattattattattattattattattattatttattcagccagtGTCAAAAACAGATACATACAAGTAGAACAAAGGATAATAAGACTTCAAAAAAGGAAACTTAAATACAGGGTAACTAAAGGAGGGGGGTTAGACAAAAGGGTACAGGACAGGTACGGGatgtggaggaaggaagaggaagggacaacaatccaTTCTAAGACAGTCAGGATAACCAAAACCGTACTACTACACAATGACTCAAAAGCCTGCTTATCCAAAAAAGCCTGCTTAACCAATGTAATGTCAACATTTTatgaataggagaagcatgggAGTGACACAGTCAccgacagcaaataccttgtgttttgcgtgtttttgtttttgtatttagatttagcccaactgtattttgttttccattacACAATGCCAAACAATTGGTGTGCTgtataaaccaaactgttctggaaccggacgtactggacacgaatTCCCCAAGAATGACAAGcagtgtgcatgagttttttggggtgttttttcagGGTAATTAGCGAAAATTCCAAACTGCTGACCTACCAAATGAAATAATTTCCCCAACTCAGTGAAGACATGCCGGATTGTTGACAACTTCAAGACCAAAGTGAAATCACACCTTATGACacgcaaacaacttaccaaccaaacgaAGCAAtaggtataaatgcaaaaaataattaaaggaacacgttgccttgaattggacgagttggtctataaaaagtgtttgtaaccgtttagtATCAAATGCatcatggttagaaagatgttgtaaaagtagaatacaatgatccacacaaatttgcctcaaaattgcattgctttctccttttactttgcgaacgaacacggtcggccatttatgggcgtcaaaaatttgacgcccataaatggccgaccgttttagtcgacgaggtaaaaggaaaaccgtgcaattttgagacttgtttgtgtggatgattgtattctacttttaaaacatctttctaaccatgatgcattttataacaaacggtgaaaaaagcttttcaaagaccaactcgatcgatccaaggcaacgtgtccctttaatggcctgatgtttcgaccctagaagagtctttcttgaaggctaaatgacaacatagCAAACCTGAACAGGTAACTAAATATAAAAGCAGTGAAGTTGAAATACATGAATAAAGAGagagtcagaaagcacacagaaaaaagCACGAGAGTTATTATTATATCATGCTTAATGTTGGTCTATATTTTCGTTTTTTTTCAGATTGCCAATTTCACCAAGAGCAACCTGGAGTTTCTTTCTGCACCAGCGGGCTTTCGGACGAGAGGTCATACTCTCATCGGGACCAGTCAGTTTGAGGGCGCTGTCACATCGCCAGCAGTGTCCGTCTTCAGACTGAAGGCTGTTAAGTACATTGCTTCCCTGTCAAAGGTAAGAATGCAGTACAAATCAATCCATGAGTGTGAAATACGCTCAGATGTGCGTCTCAAGCAaacttgattattattattatttttattggttTATTCAAATCTGCTTATGGCAGCCTAAGAGGCTGAATTACAGTACAGATATACAAGCAGTAAAAAATGTACaccaataaaaaacacacaaaaggtAAATGAAAGGGAGTTTAAAAAGGCTTAAGAATAGAGCATAAACACATACAACTGTCTAGCAATTTTACACATTCAAAGTGCTAGTCAAGTAAGGAATGGGACTATATTTGTAGCAGTTTGTTCTAGACCTGATAGTAGACAAAGAGTCGGAATTCTTAAGTTTATTGTTCCTTGCAGGAGGCAGCCACTCTCTATGCTTGGTTAAAGACAGGAGCAAATTAACCAAAGTTCAAAGAAAGCTGTTCTGGTCTCTCCATGAAAGATCGGAAGACTAAGAACTTTACAGATATCTGAGTGCGATTTGAATTTACAAAAATCACaagtaaaaataataaagaatGCTTTATGCTGCATTTACTCATGCTTAGAGGAGGTCCATGAGTGCCAACTCCGCAAAACTGCAATTTCGGTACTACTTTTAGCTGCTTGCTAAGGTCTTTTAAAGGTTCaacaaatttatctttttaaaaaccCAATAATTTATTTGGGTACATAGATTACTTGAATTTCTTCTTCTATTTCTCACTTAGTCTTGCCCTGACTCTGTGCCTTACGAGCGAGCGGTCCGTAACCAGCGCATCCTTCTGAGTTCTACGGAGAGCCAAGAGGGGTTAGCCCAGCAGCTTGCATCGACCAGCGAGAAGATCAGTCAACTAGAGCAGGATAGAGAACATTGGAAGCTGGAGTCCCAACTGGTACAGATCAAACTCGCTAAGGAGGTTCAGGTAGGTtcaaggaacatgttgccttggatcggacgagttggtctataaaaagcgtttgaaaccgtttgttataaaatgcatatggttggaaagatgttttagtagtagaatacaatgatccacacaaatttgcctcgaaattgcttggttttcctttttactttgcgaactaacatggtcggccaattataaatggccgaccgtgttagtcgacgaggtaaaaatttcgaggcatgtttgtgtggatcattgtattctacttttacaacatctttctacccatatgcgttttataacaaacggttgcaaatgcttttcaaacaccaactcgactgatccaaggcaatgtgttccttatAAGAGCAGGTATAGGATGCTCTGAAAGATttagttttaacaatttttccAATAGATTGAGTCCCCTAGaaatagtaaaaacaaatatcatgagtcccttaaagccattggacactttcggtaaacagtattgtcaaaaggcccacacttcgtgtatcacaatttatatataaaataacaaacctgtgaaaatttaggctcaatcggtcatcgaagtcgggagaaaaaaactggaaaacccacccatgtttcctcacgttttgccgtgtcatgacatgtgtttaaaataaatccgttattcttgatatggagaattgataattgttttcgtgttttctcaaaaaagtaaagcatttcatggaataatatttcaagagaagtctttcaccattaccttctgtaaaccctgtaagttatttgtaaatctgtgaattttttattttttatctgttccgaaagtgtccaatggctttaactcaaGCTACATGTAAAACAAGGTAATACTCCCggcccaaaatctgaaaaccCAAGGTCAAACAAACAGCACCATTTGCTATCAATACTTCTGTAAATGTGATTCTTTAATAGGGTGATCCAACAGAAACATAAGTTGTGAAGAATTTACAACAGATTAGTGATTTGGGGGTTTAATGTTCTGTGAGTAGGCAAGGCGATTCCGCATTCTGCGATCACACGATCGTTGCGACACAATTTACGGATTTGGCAGTTCCTTGGTTTGTGTACAAACCCCTCTTTAATAATCTTTGAAGTTCCTCAAATCTTGCCATATTGCCAATTTATTTGAGCTGCTTTGGAAAAAAGTTTTAATTGACAATTTCTGGTGAAGACAATCAGagaatactgatcgaaatgttgttCTTTATGATAAAATGATGTATTTTAGGTTAAAGTGCATGTATTTGGTTGCCATGTTTGGAGCTCAAAGTAGGGAAAATTAATGAACAAAACTTATTGCTCTCCCAACAGAAATGTGTGGTAATTGAAGAGGAGCTACGGAGGCTACACTCTGGAGGAAAAGGGGTAAGCCCTGTTGACCAGGGCTCCATGGTGGCTCAAGCCATGGCTAAAGCCAGTGAAGTGGACACTATACCTGGACATGGAGGAGGGACAAGGAAGTCACAGCCGCAGATTGACACGTCTATGGTGAGTTTGTGAAAAGCTCTCATCAGCTTTCATTTCGTTTTATTTTATTCGCCAGCAATCATAAAGTAATGACATATAAAAATTTATAAACTGCAACTCAAAGGATCTACAAGAAAAAAACCAATATAATGGTTTTAGGAAGAGtacaaaaatgtcaaaacacCTTGTAAAGTACTGAGGAACCCGACTTGGCAGACAGATACATTTATGAAACAACCTCAAGTAGGGGTGGTACACTAAAACAATTAGAAGCAATATAAATGTTTCATTGGTTAAAACATTCAATATGCCTCAACAACAAAAGTtcctagtgcattctgctctaccaacctgggcccaatttcattgcgctgcttagcggccgattttgtgcttactttgcaagTTCTATTTcgtagcgctgctaaccgtaagcacacaaaaaaggcatgctaaccttccggtgcttaccgcacgaaaataaatgatgtcacaatgcaaatccgcggtaaacacgcaaaatggccgcccaatttttctgctaacctgtgaaatacgctaaggcttaagcaaattttttctgCTAAAGTAAGcgcgcaaatttgcttaccgttaagcagcactatgaaattgggcccagtctccTAGTAGATGGCactgcctacatccttacagactatgaagggggtaaccctgtttcagccctaggagttgGTGGCAGTTAATTTGGGTTGAACGCCCAGTGTGAAGTGGGCGTCTGTGGCCTTGTGTTGTTGGGCTATCTCTCATTAAATATGAATCTGATAACATGGTGCGAGCATGACTGCTGCGTGTATACATCGTTCAAAATCTCCAACACTAGTTTGGATTCACCTTGCGAACTGTCccaaaaatattacaaacatGACAACCAATGCAATATttgctaacacataggattcgaactgcctctagccaccaggctagcttggtggtctagtggtaagacatctgctctagcaatgcaaagttcgtgggttcgaatcctacccgtgTGTATTGCCGATGGATTTttgtcacagaactcgggaaagtacagagtatactgTGCTTAATATTACCCATCgatgtgtatgggtaaaatcaaaattacaatccAATATTTTATCTTTAAACAAACAGCTCGGCCAGCTGGAGGGAATTACAATGGACTTTGGTGAAAGCGATGAGAAATCTCGGGAGAACTTGATCAAATCTCACTACACCACGCGTTTGGCCCAGCTGACTGCACAGCGACAGGTCGTGGACGGCAAGGTCGTCAACTTCAGCTCGGAGGTAAGTGGCCCTCTGGTGTTTACTTTAGTCAGTGGTCTAACAAAATCGTCTTTAAAGctcagttcatacttcatgcaagaGTGAGTTCAAagcgaattttgatgtcacatggctgttttcgtaGCGAATGTTCCGCAGGAGTTCAGCACATTTCAACTAtctttgcaaatttgtgacgtcgaaattggtatcgcattcgcattcgcaggaagaatgaaccaggctttagactggtcccctgtctttatccaccaGGTCAAGACATACACTGGTGTTGTAtgcccaatgatttcattggataaatgtGCAGTGATGTATGCTTTTTGtatctgtgttatgattggtccgaGATGAAATAGTTTGTCAGCTTAGACTTTCGATCGCCTACATGAAGCGTGTGCATAATGCTTGTAACTCAtgaagtattattttattcactctgtaatatgtgtacatgtacgcgTGAGTTAACTGCGAATCTCCGCGTATATGAatgtgaggtcaaaggtacatctggCAGCATCCGATCAGGCTGGTATCTGGCGTTATTCATGaacttgaagtgtgacgtcagatgttcaggcaaaAATcttctttaaattttttttaatgaccatAACTACAAATCACCCATGCACAGTCTGTTGTGTGCACAAATGTGGCTTAAGCCAGAGTGGTGTCAGGGAGTCTCTCAAATGCCTAGGTTTTTAAATCAATTACATTTGTCAATGTGTTGCCCATTGTTTACATATATTGGGTGTTTTGTTACTTGTTGCATTATTGTCATAGATCGTTTTTTGTCAGCGTATAAAAAAGTATCGGCCAAATTGTCATACAGGTAGCAATAAAAGTTACCAgggaaagtttcagctgaatagaGTGTcttcttgttgagaaaacaaatactgtcacagtgtttaaaattaattgtAAAGCCGTCGCCAAAGGGGAAAAGAAAGAGGCCATATTGTAACGTCTTTAGGACAATCCGGGTCAAGAAAAAAGggggtaaaaaaataataatggtatagtattttttttataacgcgccttttgccaaaggatacaaagcgccaggtattattactgcaaggagtggggcgaattttgagatataagacctaatccttaagcaccatgtaatggtttacaaggtgctgtggcgcaatatgctgccaatccagccaggaacactggggcgaaccccttctgttttcgataagtgcactgggttcttttacatgtgtttacACAAAATTGAGACACAAAGTTTTTTCAACGATCTCAAGCATTTACATTGCAGTTTTTCCAAGTCCCTTCCCCCGCTCCTCCTTAaatctacatacatgtaatacatgTAGATTTAAGGACAAGTATTTAGCAGCTCCCCTGGGCCTTCGTACCTCCACATCAGCCAGAATGTAATATCTTGAGGTTTAATATTTATAGACATTGTTTGGTCTAGATGCGCAGTTCCTGGGTATCCATCTCCAATGGAGCAATTGTTCTCAAGTTGGTAAACAGTCAATCTCTCCTGTACAAACACTTGTCTTGGCTCTGGTGTACATTGTAACCcatatatttatttttcattatacCTGTAGTTTGAGTGGCTTGGAGTAAATATTGTCCCTCTACAAGGAAGATATTAAGGTTGTGTGTGCTTAGTGCCATGTCTATCAAGATCCCACAGGGCAATTGCCCCCATTACTTCTTTGAAGTACCAGGCCTGTGCCCGATTTTAGTAGAGCTGCCGTTCCTATCAAATCCCCACAGTAGAACAATACACAGATAGGCAATGATCAAAGTACCAGGTCTGggcctgatttcatagagctaccaCTCCTATTAAAGCC encodes:
- the LOC139943571 gene encoding protein phosphatase 1 regulatory subunit 21-like, with product MADIQTKYQKLAQEFAKLRAQNQVLKKAVVDEQGKQNVLKDGVKEKDQKIRKSEQEIDSLSFRNQQLTKRVNVLQDELEAAEGKGKKNKADHGVLNRSAAPGGVMNEELRSKIEENERLHKEVYESTHMHQQAVMQLQDKLMNLEGRASQHQNVLETATKKHQETVERLQQEKAMLEVKLQAQEKEAREATMKAEQSTQKLESLQEELGGKVAWMTHIIQTKLPFNDTEKRELNALNVPTHDRKHQMKTKEIIGQAHTLVKELCSGLSNLHTYTEQRSKIFPIDSATGPVSMVNQKFCSYLHENASYLRPLEQAFKNFQDSIKEESLTTLETATELQDFSAKFSLYVAYLQKLLPYQLLSLEEECAMSTCPQTLESRNMELHESFRKFTAAFVKLETYLTALAAVSTQSCDHPQANHRTFFEKLCECCQSISDVIKDVSKNYNFKVSLEHQLPTASQKLRTTDECVVSSLISLVTCTGKIANFTKSNLEFLSAPAGFRTRGHTLIGTSQFEGAVTSPAVSVFRLKAVKYIASLSKSCPDSVPYERAVRNQRILLSSTESQEGLAQQLASTSEKISQLEQDREHWKLESQLVQIKLAKEVQKCVVIEEELRRLHSGGKGVSPVDQGSMVAQAMAKASEVDTIPGHGGGTRKSQPQIDTSMLGQLEGITMDFGESDEKSRENLIKSHYTTRLAQLTAQRQVVDGKVVNFSSECRALQKRLALAEKAKEKHMEELQAAHKNVTQLQDELQTTTRNYENQLSMMSEHLCSMNEKLTSQKDQIDALKLTAKPSKKGKNK